The following nucleotide sequence is from Cellulosilyticum sp. I15G10I2.
TAAGATGTTCCGTGGTAACATGTGCCCCTTCAATATAAACAAGATTAGTTTTTGAAAAAAGTGCAAGGGGGATATAATACATGTTAGCCACAATATGTTCAGCACCACTAATAGCAAAAGCAAAAATAGGGAAAAACCCAGCTAACACTTTGCCCGCAATATCTTTTGCAGCATACATCATCCACACACCAGAGCAGACAAACAGGTTGCATAATATGGCTAAAAAGAATACTTCTTTAAATGGTAAATTGGTTTTGTGCACGGCTACCTTAATGACATAGGCCCCAAAACGGTTTTCGCTCATTGTCAAAAGACTTGTATTTGCAACTAAATAGGCAATGAGTAAAGCGCCAATAAAATTACCGGCAAGAACCACTCCTAAATTTTTAATAAACTGCCACATTGTAGTGCGCTTTTCATAAGTTGACATAGCGATAAGGCTATTGCCTGTAAAAAGATCCGCACCATTAATGACTACAAACATGAGCCCAACAGGGAAAACAGCACCAGTCACAAGTTTAGATACGCCTTTATTAAGAATATCATGTGCCGCTACAGAAGCTGCAAATGCACCTAAGGCAATATAGACACCGGCCATAATGCCGAGTAAAAAAACAACTAATACATTACGTTTAACTTTTTCATAGCCACCTTCAATAGTATATTCAGTAATTTCTTGAGGCGTCAAATAATTTTTGTACATTGTATACACTCCTTTTTCAATATCTGAGTATATCACTTTCGATAGCATAATGCAATAAACTTACATTTTTTTGTTATGATCTTGAGTGAGTGTATAGAGGCTTTGTAATTTAGTATTAAAATCACGTTGTAAATCTAGGTTTTCTTCCCTTAGTTTTTCAATTTTTTCATTTAACTCAAGCTTTTGCTCTAATAAATGATTTTTGATTTCTAGTTGGTGCGTGAAGATTAATTGATTTTTTTCTTCTTGTAATTTCTCAACCTCTCTTTTTAAAAACCAAATTTCAGAAGCTAAGTCATCATTTCTGTTTTTAAGAGCAGTATTCTCAGTATTACGCTCCTCTATTTCTATTTCCAGCCTTTTTAAGTCTTCAACTTGAGCTTCAAGCTTTATGACTTCTTGTTCAAATTTTTTATGCAGTAAGAGATAATTCTTAGCTTGAGTTTGGCTCTCTTCTGCTTGGGTCTTTAATTGTTTATGATTTTCTTTTAGTTCTTTAATAAGTAAAGTCTGTTGAACCTGCTCAGTTTTTAGAGACTGTATTTGATCATTTAATTCTTGAATTTTTTGCTTAAGGATATCTTTTTCTTTTTTATGAACTTCAATGTCCTCTTCAAATATTTTATTGTTTTGAGATACTAATATTTTTGATTTTTCATTGATATTAAGATAAATATTTTGAATGCGCTGCAATAAGATTTGAAGTTCACTCATATCATTTGCAAACAAAGTATCTTCTTGTTTTACTTGCTCTACTTTATAGGTACTTAAAAGTAACCCCATAAATTCTTTGCCGCTTAAATCATTTATTTTCATCAATTCACTGAGTTCGTTTTTCATTTCTTCTGTTACTTTTACACCAAATGTTACATCACTCATAATAAAACCTCCAAATAGTTAACTTTATATCTCTTGGTTAACTTATCTTAATTTATAGGGTTAACTTTAGTTAACCCTATAAATTAAGATAACACAAATAACTAAAAAACGCCACCACCCACAGATAATATGGTATTATCTGTGGGGGGTGGCGTTCGATAAAAAAATAAAAGGTTTAGAAGTAAAAAAAGGGTGAAGAGAAATAGGGGTAAAAAGATAAAAAATAAAGGATGCCTTTGTAGGCATCCTTATTTTTTTAAGCGATTAGGCTTATTATTAGGCTAAACATTGTTTAACTATGCTGCTCACTTTGCCATTGTCAGCTTTACCCTTTACTTTAGGAGTAATCGCTGCCATAACCTTGCCCATTTCTTTTACAGAACTTGCGCCAACTTCTGAAATTGTTTCACGAACTATTTCAGTAAGTTCATCATCTGATAATTGTTTTGGCAGATATGCCGTCAAAACAGCTATTTCAGCATTCGCAGACTCCGCTAAATCATGGCGGTTACCTTTTTCAAAATCAACGAGAGCATCTTTACGTTTCTTGATTTCTTGTACAAGAATATCAAGAATCTGTTCTTCGTGTACTTCTTTAAGAGAATCTTTTTCTTTTTGGAGAATAGCGCCTCTTACCATTTGAATGGTGTCTTTACGAAGAACATCTTTTTCTTTCATCGCTTCTTTCATATCTGAAAGTAACTTTTCTTTTAAAGACATCTGCATCATCCTCTGTTACATGATTGGTAATGCTGTTGTACCAATATGATAAAAGAACAGACAATTAGTATTGTTTATTCTTTTTGCGTGCTGCTTCTGACTTCTTTTTACGCTTAACACTAGGTTTTTCATAATGTTCTCTTTTGCGTATCTCTTGCATAATACCTGCTTTTGCACAGTTTCTTTTAAATCGACGAAGAGCACTATCTAAAGATTCATTTTCGCGAACAGTAACCTCTGACATTTGTTTCCCTCCCTCCGGTGCAGTGTCGTGCTTTATGCATTTGTACGGAGAAAAGATTAAAGCACTACCTTAGATTATACTTTACATTGCTTTACTCGTCAATAGTTGATGAGTTTTTTAATAGTTTAAAAATATTTTTTTAGAACTATTAATGCAAAATAATTAGTTAATTTGAGAAATAATTATTGTTTTGGCAGTCTCAAGTGCGTCTTTGATCTTGGAAGGATCTTTACCGCCTGCTTGTGCCATATTGGGTCTTCCACCACCGCCGCCGTTTACACATTTAACAGCTTGAGAGATGATATTTCCACAATGCACTCCTCTATCAACAGCATCTTTTGTAGCCATCACTACAAGGTTCACTTTATCTTCTACAGCACTTACTAAAACAACTACACCGCTTTGCATCTTATCTTTTAGGGTGTCACCCATATTTCTTAATGCGTTCATATCCAGACCACTTATTTCTGCAATAAGAACATTCATTTCGTTTATTTTTTCAACTTTGTCTAAAATATTACCTGCTTCTGAACTTGATATTTGCATTTTCAATTTTTCATTTTCTTTTTGAAGGATTTTGTACTCATTCATAACGCCTTCTATTTTGCGTACAATTTCATGTTTTTTAGATTTGAGGACTTCTGTAGCTCTATCCAAAGTATTATCCAGATCTTGATAATACTTCAACGCACCACGCCCAGTTACAGCTTCAATACGCCTTACACCTGCTGCAACGCCTGTCTCAGAAACGATTTTAAAAGTACCTATTGCAGCAGTATTGGTAAGATGTGTCCCACCGCATAACTCAATAGAGTAATTGCCCATATTTACAACTCTTACAACACTTCCGTATTTTTCGCCAAACAAGGCAGTAGCACCTAATTTTCTTGCCTCATCTATAGAGGTTTCTTGAACTTCTATGTCTAAAGCTTCTAATATCTTTTGATTAACAAGATTTTCTACATGGTGTAATTGTTCGTTGGTAAGTGACTCAAAGTGTGTATAGTCAAAACGCAGTCTATCTTTATTAACACTTGAACCAGCTTGTTCGATATGACCACCTACTACTTCTCTTAGAGCTTTTTGAAGAAGATGTGTCGCGCTATGGTTGCGTGCTGTATCCATGCGTTCAGATGTATTAACCATAAAACGAGCTGATTGTCCTTTGGATATAGTACCTGCTATGACTTTTCCGCTATGAGCTATTTTAGAACCTACAACTTTAGAAGTACTGCTGACTTCTACCTTCCCAGTCTCAGTTATAATACAGCCCCTGTCACCTGCCTGGCCGCCGCTTTCTGCATAGAAAGGCGTTTGTGTTGTGACAACATATATAGTGTCACCTTCACTTGCTAAATCAACAAGCGAATCTTCACTAGCTAATTCATCAATGACACCTTCTAAATCTAATAAATGGTATCCCACAAACTCAGAATGGGTATTCGTATCCATTTGATGAAATACAGTCCCTGTATTACCACCCATATAACTATCTTCACCACGGGCTTGTCTTGCTCTTTGGCGTTGTTTTTCCATTTCTTCTTTAAAGCCAGCTTCATCTATTGTCATTTCTTTTTCTTCTAAAATTTCTTTTGTTAAATCGATTGGAAAACCATACGTATCATAAAGTTCAAAACAAGCCTTGCCACTTAATATAGTTATATTTTGACTTTGCAGTTCATCAATATAACCTTTTACGATATGAAGACCTTTT
It contains:
- a CDS encoding formate/nitrite transporter family protein, which translates into the protein MYKNYLTPQEITEYTIEGGYEKVKRNVLVVFLLGIMAGVYIALGAFAASVAAHDILNKGVSKLVTGAVFPVGLMFVVINGADLFTGNSLIAMSTYEKRTTMWQFIKNLGVVLAGNFIGALLIAYLVANTSLLTMSENRFGAYVIKVAVHKTNLPFKEVFFLAILCNLFVCSGVWMMYAAKDIAGKVLAGFFPIFAFAISGAEHIVANMYYIPLALFSKTNLVYIEGAHVTTEHLNHLTWSNFLVNNALPVTLGNTLGGIFIATMYYFIFKKLPQTSK
- a CDS encoding GatB/YqeY domain-containing protein codes for the protein MQMSLKEKLLSDMKEAMKEKDVLRKDTIQMVRGAILQKEKDSLKEVHEEQILDILVQEIKKRKDALVDFEKGNRHDLAESANAEIAVLTAYLPKQLSDDELTEIVRETISEVGASSVKEMGKVMAAITPKVKGKADNGKVSSIVKQCLA
- the rpsU gene encoding 30S ribosomal protein S21, which encodes MSEVTVRENESLDSALRRFKRNCAKAGIMQEIRKREHYEKPSVKRKKKSEAARKKNKQY
- the alaS gene encoding alanine--tRNA ligase — translated: MKNYSLNELREMYLNFFESKNHLRMKSFPLVPHNDNSLLLINAGMAPLKPYFTGQEQPPRQRVTTCQKCIRTGDIENVGKTARHGTFFEMLGNFSFADYFKEEAIAWAWEFVTEVLELPKDRLFISVYEEDEEAAKIWHEQMSVPKDHIFYMGKDDNFWEVGVGPCGPCSEIYFDRGETFGCGKEGCTVGCDCDRYMEFWNLVFTQFNQNEDGTYSSLPNPNIDTGMGLERLAAMMQGVSSIFDVDTIKAIRDHVCKLAGVIYGSVYKHDVSIRVITDHIRSVTFMAGDGVLPSNEGRGYVMRRLLRRAVRHGKLLGIKGLFLKDIVKTVVDNSKHEYTELEDKYDYIVKLLTVEEERFNETIEKGLHIVKGYIDELQSQNITILSGKACFELYDTYGFPIDLTKEILEEKEMTIDEAGFKEEMEKQRQRARQARGEDSYMGGNTGTVFHQMDTNTHSEFVGYHLLDLEGVIDELASEDSLVDLASEGDTIYVVTTQTPFYAESGGQAGDRGCIITETGKVEVSSTSKVVGSKIAHSGKVIAGTISKGQSARFMVNTSERMDTARNHSATHLLQKALREVVGGHIEQAGSSVNKDRLRFDYTHFESLTNEQLHHVENLVNQKILEALDIEVQETSIDEARKLGATALFGEKYGSVVRVVNMGNYSIELCGGTHLTNTAAIGTFKIVSETGVAAGVRRIEAVTGRGALKYYQDLDNTLDRATEVLKSKKHEIVRKIEGVMNEYKILQKENEKLKMQISSSEAGNILDKVEKINEMNVLIAEISGLDMNALRNMGDTLKDKMQSGVVVLVSAVEDKVNLVVMATKDAVDRGVHCGNIISQAVKCVNGGGGGRPNMAQAGGKDPSKIKDALETAKTIIISQIN